GGAGGTTTTCGGCAAAACGAATTCCTGCCATTCTCCATAAATTGTATTCAATCACTGAGGAGCGTTCAATAATTTTTTGCAGTGCCTCCGATTCAAGCCATAATGCTGTTACAGGCGTATCAGCAACGATTTTGGCGGTTCTTGGAGCACCGGTCAATACCGACATTTCCCCAATGATTCGGCCTGAACCTAAAATATCAACAACCTGATCATTTACAATTACTTTAACGGCCCCACTGGTAATAATGACCATTCCACTCTCTCCTGATTCTCCTTTCGACATCAGAACTTCTCCCTGCAAATGATTTTTTTCTTTGGCAATGGATTTAACCTTTTCAATGGTTTCAGCATCAGTACCTTTCAGCCATTCTGTTTGTTCGAGAATTTCAAACGGACTCAGCAATCTGGTCATCATAGGCGATTCCATCAGGTCTTTCAGCCTTTTTTCCAGATTGATAATCAACCTCTGAGCTTCATCTTCCTCTATCCTGCCCTCTTTTAACAATTTCTGTATGGTCTTTTTTTCAAAATTAAGCAAAGAGCGGCTCGCCTGCCTTGTTTCGATGGCTTTACTGATTTCCGGAAAGGCTTCATGCAATTCTTTGATATAGTTAAGCGATTTCAGCCTGTTCTGATTGATCTCCTCCCTGATGGTTGTTTCAATTTCTGTTTCTTTTTCATCCACTACATTATCCTGATTGAAATCAAAATCCATATTGGCCATCATTTTTGCCACCTCTTCCTGTGATATAAGGAATCCTCTGGCAATATCATAACGTAAAGCAAGCCTTTCCATGAGTTCCTGCCGTGCAAAATTATTCAGTAAAGGTACTTTCATCATTTTTGCATAAACTGCCGGTGTTTGCCAGAGTTTTATCAGATATGGCCTTTCGTTTAATGGCTTTTTCCCCTCATTATCAATAATTTCCTTAATGTTATCTGTCAGCTTTGAATAGGCCTGTGCACTCAGTAAGCCTTCTTTGAACTGATTCCAGTAACTGCTTTTTTCCTTTTCCAGACATCTTCGCCTCGATTCATTTAAAGGATTTATCATTGCAATTTCAGATTCTGTTACAATAATGTCTGGTTGCGAAGGATAAAACTTTTTAACCGAATTCCAGTCTGCATTGCTCATAAAGCGGTCTTTCGACAGTACTTCCTTTTCATGTTCAATTTCCCTGAATATTGTTCTGAAGACATTGGAAAACATTAAAGCTTTGACAGGCGGTATTTTGGTCATGCCCAAAGCATGCACAACTGCCTTGACGGTTGTAGCATTAATTAATAATGTAAGCGTTACAATACCAGCAATGTAAAAAAGGAACTGATGTCTGATTTCTTCAGGAATTTTCGGTTCACCGGCTACTACCAATGCAAGGGCAAGTCCGACAGCACCTCTGAGCCCGCCATACCAAAGAATAATACCTTCGTTTCTGTTAAGACCATAACCTAATCTGCGCATAAACGGGTAGAAAAGAAGAATCATGATGCCCCTTGTTACATGAATAGATAAATAAAGAATAAACAGAATCAGTAAGTCGTGTGAATGAAAAACTGACCTTTCGGAAATAACAACTCCTACAATGATGAATATCAATGTATTGGCGATAAAGGCAGCCAATTCCCAGAATTCATGAAGGAAATGCTGCACATCGGGGCTGATTCTTGTTCTTCCGGCACTTGCCATGCTCAGGCCAAGTCCGACAAGTCCCAAAACACCTGAAACATGCAGAAAATGTTCGGCAATATAGAATGTCAGATAGGCAGCAGCAATCACAAGGCTTATTTCAATCATGGCATCATTAAAAACTTTTTTTATCCAGATCAGCGTTACTGCTGCGATAATTAATCCAATAGCAACACCTCCTGCACTAACCCTCAAAAACTCAACAAGAGCAGGATTTGAGGCACCATGGGCAGAGCCGGTAAAAGCAGTATAAAAAACCATGAAAAAGACGATAGCTGTTCCGTCATTCAACAAAGATTCACCTTCAATGAGGGTACTGAGTTTTTTACTGGCACCCAGTTCTTTCAACAAAGCAACCACCGCCACAGGGTCAGTAGCCGACACCACAGAGCCAAACATAAAAGCTACAGCCCAACCCCATGTTCCAAATCCCACATTCCAGGCTTTAAGAACCATGGCTAATACAGCCGTTAAGGCAATAGCCACCAATATTCCTGGTACAGCCAGAATAATGGCATTGGCAGATATTTTTCTGAAAATATGAAGATCCATGGCAAAAGCAGCCTCAAAAATCAAAGTGGGTAAAAAGACAAACAAAATAACATGAGGGTCAATATTTCCTGCCCATTTCACTGCATTAGCCAATGAATGCATATTCTCTAACCAGCCCAGCCTGTCGATCAAACCGAGAATAATGCCGAAAATCAGTAATAAAACGGTATAAGGTAACGGTGTTTTTTGCAAAAAATGCCTTATGGCTGCACCGACAATAAGCGATAATGCAATAAAGAATATTGGTTCCATGTTTTTTTAAAAATAACGGGGTTAAAATTCAGTTGCAAGATAAACAAGTTCATCAAATAGTGTTTGCTTTCAATAAAACATCCTGAGACTTAGATTATTAATTTTGTAAAAAACATACATTTGCAGAAATAAAAAAATGGGCTCAATTACATTTACAATAATAAAACCTGAAATTCTCAGGAAAGAACAGGAAGGGGAAGTCCTTGATGCAATTATTAAAGGTGGTTTTCAGGTAATATCACTGAAAAAAACAAGGTTTACACCCCAGCAGGCTGAAAAGTTTTATGCCATACACAAGGGTAAGCCGTTTTTCGAGGGTCTTGTCAGCTATATTACCTCAGGACCGGTTTATGTTGCCATTCTGAAAAAGGAAAATGCTGTTCAGGCTTATCGCGAATTTATCGGAGCCACCGATCCTTCAAAAGCAGCCGAAGGCACTATCAGGCACAAATTTGGTACAAATATCGAACAAAATGCTGTTCATGGTTCTGATTCAGATGAAAATGCGGTGATCGAATCCAACTTTTTCTTTTCAGAAACAGAGCGTTTTGAATAAAAATACATTAACTCAAAAAACAGAGATATGAGTGAATATGAAGGCAAT
The nucleotide sequence above comes from Sphingobacteriales bacterium. Encoded proteins:
- the ndk gene encoding nucleoside-diphosphate kinase, whose amino-acid sequence is MGSITFTIIKPEILRKEQEGEVLDAIIKGGFQVISLKKTRFTPQQAEKFYAIHKGKPFFEGLVSYITSGPVYVAILKKENAVQAYREFIGATDPSKAAEGTIRHKFGTNIEQNAVHGSDSDENAVIESNFFFSETERFE
- a CDS encoding cyclic nucleotide-binding domain-containing protein codes for the protein MEPIFFIALSLIVGAAIRHFLQKTPLPYTVLLLIFGIILGLIDRLGWLENMHSLANAVKWAGNIDPHVILFVFLPTLIFEAAFAMDLHIFRKISANAIILAVPGILVAIALTAVLAMVLKAWNVGFGTWGWAVAFMFGSVVSATDPVAVVALLKELGASKKLSTLIEGESLLNDGTAIVFFMVFYTAFTGSAHGASNPALVEFLRVSAGGVAIGLIIAAVTLIWIKKVFNDAMIEISLVIAAAYLTFYIAEHFLHVSGVLGLVGLGLSMASAGRTRISPDVQHFLHEFWELAAFIANTLIFIIVGVVISERSVFHSHDLLILFILYLSIHVTRGIMILLFYPFMRRLGYGLNRNEGIILWYGGLRGAVGLALALVVAGEPKIPEEIRHQFLFYIAGIVTLTLLINATTVKAVVHALGMTKIPPVKALMFSNVFRTIFREIEHEKEVLSKDRFMSNADWNSVKKFYPSQPDIIVTESEIAMINPLNESRRRCLEKEKSSYWNQFKEGLLSAQAYSKLTDNIKEIIDNEGKKPLNERPYLIKLWQTPAVYAKMMKVPLLNNFARQELMERLALRYDIARGFLISQEEVAKMMANMDFDFNQDNVVDEKETEIETTIREEINQNRLKSLNYIKELHEAFPEISKAIETRQASRSLLNFEKKTIQKLLKEGRIEEDEAQRLIINLEKRLKDLMESPMMTRLLSPFEILEQTEWLKGTDAETIEKVKSIAKEKNHLQGEVLMSKGESGESGMVIITSGAVKVIVNDQVVDILGSGRIIGEMSVLTGAPRTAKIVADTPVTALWLESEALQKIIERSSVIEYNLWRMAGIRFAENLLGHILPYQSWSLLKLKRWVNHGEVRKTLKGDVYNLEKHRLVHISGTATDRRNNQIFTSPSIVPSIDLQYESDGWLYISPDITLTETD